The DNA segment TCAAATACTCGACAAAAGTTTTAAAATAAGCAAGTTGCACATCATAAGTATCAGGATGTGTGTTTTTGTAGCGGCGTTTGTAGTCTTTAGAGTTATCCACAAAAATACGCGGCAAATTGGGTGTAAGCACTGCCTGACCGGGCTTGATATTGCCCTCATAGCCGCCCATTACAAATTTGAGCTGCTCGGCGGCACTGGCACCACTGGCGCTATCAGCTGGTTTGGCGACACTGCCTGCTGCCGGCACAAGAGCTGAGACAAAGGCGTTACTCGACTTTTTGACAGATTCTTCCAGATGACGCACAGGTATTTGATTGGAGATAAAATACTCAAACCGGCTCCAGGGCTTGTTATAAGCCAGCCCAACATAGCTAGACATATCACTGTACTGGGCAAAATACTTATAAGGCTCAGTTGAGCCCGCGCAGGGCAAGCTATTATCGATAAAATCGCGCGGCGACACAGTCAGCACCACAAGTGGTGGCGCCCCCTGGGCACTGTATAGAGCGCGAGCAATGGCAAAATGATCTGAGACCATGGCGCCTGGCAGTGCAGACAAAAAGACATAGGGCTTTTGTCCGAGCTTTTGCTCCAGGGCAAGCTCAATCGATGGACAGTGATGATTGAGGACAAAATCGACCGGACGGCCGGTCAAATTAGCATCGCTTGATTGCAGCCCACCAATTTGTGAGCTACCACAGACAACTATCTGCGGACGCTCTTTGCTGACACTGTAAGCCCGAGCTAACCACCAGCTACTGGGCTTACCCTCAGCTTTGACCTTAGCAGTCAGGCTAAAGGGCTCGCTCGCCATCGACAGTACACGCCCTTTACCAAGAGGACTGAGAGCCACAGCCGCATTGACTGTGACAAACAAAAGACTGGCGGCGATAAAGCGACTGAGCACAAGTACCCCTATAGTTATCAACAATAAGGATAATGCTATCTCTTGTTTACTACCTGAACGCTCTCTCAGAGCGCAAAAATACCAGAGCCCTGTGCCGGTTCACACACCGGGCGCACAGGGCTCTGCTCCTACTAACGTCGCTTTCATTCAAATCGTGCCGCTGTCGGTACTCGTTGCTATGTGAGTCTTATACCGGGACCATTTTCAGGTGGACCGCTGGACAGAAGAGCTTCGAAATCGGTCGATCTGTAACGATTATATCAAGGACGACGAGGTTGACAAGAGGAAAATAGAACCATTATTTTCTTGTAAGGTTGGTATATATCGCACCCCAAAAATCTCTCGTTCAAAATCCCAAAATCAAAGCAAAAGCAGCTCAGCTTGAGGCTTTATCTTCTTTCTTTGCTTCTTCTTTTTCTTTATTGAGTATAGCCAGGAATATCTTGACAATTCGGGGGTCCCACTCTTTGCCCGCGCCCTCCTGCAAAAGCCTGACTGCTTCGGCTTTGGAAAGTGCCGGACGATAAGGTCTATCGCTCGTCATCGCTGTATAGGCATCAACGAGAGAGACTATACGAGCCTCAATTGGAATCACATCGCCCTTGATACCATTGGGATAACCGCTGCCGTCCCAATGCTCCTGATAGGCTTCGACAATAGGAGATATTTTGGCCAGGATTTTGGCTGGCTCCAAAAACTTAGCGCCAGCATGGGGCACTTGATTGATGTAGACCAGGTCTTCTTGTGATAGCGGGTCCGGTTTTTTCAAAATTTCTTCAGAGACAGCCATTTTGCCGAGATTACACATTACGGCTGCCAGAGAAACAACCTCTGAATGGTCTTTGGCAAGATGCAATGATTGAGCGACGCGACTGGCATAAGCATAGGCTCTCGATGAACGCTCTGGCGTATAAGCTGAGTGTTCTTCCACCTGTCTTATCAGTTGTGCAATCAGTCCTAAAAGTCCCTTTTCTTTGACAATCTGGACATCAAAATTCTCAGCAATTTGTAGCGTAGCGCCTTCACTGGTGCTTTCAGCACCGACAGCTGGACCCATGCGGATATCCTGCTTCATGGCATTTTTCAATTTCTCTTCGCCACCATCGGCAAGCGACGGCAAAAGGTCCTCAGCCACTGTGCAGACCTGGTTGCGCCCGCGGTGCTTGGCGAGAAACAGCGCCTGGTCAGCCAGTTCGAAGAGTTTGGTCTTATCCTGAGCATCATTGGGGAAAGTCGCTACACCCACTGAACCAGTCACAACACCACAGCCTTCCACAGCCTTTTCGCGGATAGCCGCACAGATGCGCTCTGCCACCATACGAGCCCATTTCAAATCAGTCTCAGGCAAGAGTATGACAAACTCTTCTCCACCAAAGCGGCCCACTGTATCAATCTCGCGCACCGAGCGCTTAACCACATTACCGATGTGGATAATAGCGGCGTCTCCGACATGGTGACCGAGGCTATCGTTTATCTTTTTAAGGAAGTCCAAGTCGACAATAATAAAACTGAAAGGGTGACCAAAGCGTTGAAAACGGTCAATTTCTTTTGACAATTGTTCTTCAAAGTAGCGTCTATTAAATAGACCAGTCATCGGATCGGTGACGGCCTGTCTTTCGACCTGAGCAAATAGCTCAGCGTGCGAAATAACAACGCCGACCCGGTCGGCCAGGTCTATCACCATACGCATATCTTTTTCGGGGAGTGGTTTACCAGTGTCTTTAGCCACGAGCAAAAGTACACCCTTAAAACTGGCTCCCTGACCCAGTGGTACACCAGTCACGACACGACGCTGCCAGGTGTCGACAAAATGTTCTTCGCCCAGCACTTCTTTTAGTTCTTCGGTAGTAAGGGTGATAGATTCACCATTTTTAAAATAATCGAGGGCATCAGCAACAATAATATCGGTCAGTTTTTGAGCCAGCGGTGGCTCAGGCAGCTCACTTACAACAGACATGCCATCTTGATCTACCTGCACTATCGGTAGTGGCTGAGCAAATTCACTCTCGTCACCAGCAAATTTGCATTTTACAGACTTGGCCTCAATAAGCTCGCCTTCTCTGTTATCGTAAAGTGATACCACGCACAAATCGAGATTAAAGTATTCCTGCACTGATTTGACCAGTGTATCCATGATCTGGTCTGGTTCTTTGAGCGAGCGCTTGATCTCGAGAGAGACTTTATTAATCAGTGACTCGCGCAACTGATCAGCACGGATTTGCTGGACCGCCAGATCGGCCCGGATAACGTTAGAGAGGTGACCGGCAATAGTCAGACCCAGCTCTCTATCTTCTGGTCTAAACTGCGGACGCTTAGGCTGTCTTTGCCAGAGACCAATAACACCCATACGACTGCCCTCTGATACCAGAGGCAAAACCAGAGCCATATCATGTCCAAAAAACGGATCGCCTTTGCGCGAATATTCCATGTTTACAAACTTGGAGCGGCCGCTATCAAAAACGCTGACAAAAGGATTATCTTTGTCGGTAAGATCAACAGCACTGACTTCGGACTCTCTGATGCGAGGCTCAAGCTTGTTGACGTCCGGGTTATACAAATAAATCTGAGAGTTGATAAAGCCCATATGATCGGCGACCAGCATGACTGATTTAACCAGCGAAACACGACCGGTCTCACCTTTGCTATCTCGAAATAGACTGGCTATTTCGTTAATCAGCTTCATCTCCTGAGCGTCCATTTCGATTTTGGATTGGTCAAAAGATTGCTGCACAACAACTGATAACATCTCTGCTACTTTTTGCAATACGACAGCGTCTTCAGTACTCCACTCACGGGGAGTGCCGCACTGTTGCAATTCCAAAAATCCACTAAACACACCGCGAGAACGCAGCTGTACCATCAGGCGACCGCGTACATCGCCCAGCTCTAGCAGACTAGAGAGTGTGCGCGACATCTTATGCAAGTCAGTGTCCTGAGCCGTGTCAGGAATACTGATAACACCGGCACCGGATTCATCTGGGAATCTCGACAAAAACTCCATAACTATTGATGTCGATTCCTGAGGATTGAGCTGATTATCGACAAAACAGGTATTGCCGCCAATCGAATATTCGTTAGTAACAGCCAGTTTGTCGCCCACAATCTTCCAGATGATGCCGCGATCGGCGCCCAGAATTGTTGTGAGAGTCTCAATGGCATATTGCAAAATACTGGACAAATCGCTACTGTGGCGCAGTTGCCCGATGATGTCGCTGATGATTGACTGTGCTGCCGGCGGTATCAGACTCTTGCCACTATAGCCAGGCGATTCGCCATCCGAAAGAGTAGGCTTCATCGCTCTCATACCGGAGCCTGTACGGGCAGCCGGTGGTGGCTTTTTGCCTTTGGATGGCATCAGACTGGACTCAGCTCCCGCCAAAAGATCTGGCTCCAGTGTGCCACCATATACAGCACTACTAGGCATACTGGCCATAGCGTTTTGACTGCGTCTTGGTGAATTACCATTACCTTTGCTGCCAGGGGCTTTGGCTTCAACCACAGGTTGCTCAGGACCACCGATGACAAGCGACTGAGCGCCAAGCGGCGGCTCAATCCCAATAGCAGCTTTGCCACCGCCAGTAGTGCGAGTATCAGGCGCGCCAAAATCCATGGCAATAGGTTGAATTTTATTAGCCCCAGTAACAGTTTGCATCGCCTGACTGACTGTGGCACCAGGTGAGGTCAATTGATAAACAGTCTCACCAGAGGACTCTTGATCGTGCATGGTCGAGCCATCGACAATAACAGCTTGCTGTATTGACCCTTTGACTACCGGCCATAGACTCCGCAGTTGTTGCACATAGCGAGGTTCGCTGCCACCTGGTCCCAGCGAAATCCGGGCGTCTTCAATACGGTTACTATCGGCCAGCGCCAGAGACTGCCAAACTGGCAAGAGCCTGTTAAATGCCTCGCGCACAATAGCCGGATCCATCGAGCCAGCACACTGATATTTATGACTTTCGGTCGATTCTACGGCTTGTTGACCGTAAACAACCATTGATAGTTGTGGGCTCTCGACGATAATGCTCCATTCGTCTGGCCCCTCTATACGTTCATCCGAAAAACAAGCCACATATGTGGACTCACGCAGTAGCATGCCAAAATCTTTGCCAGAAGGCAAAAGGTCACCAGCGCCATGTCTGCGCCAGTACACAATGACTGGATTAACCTTTTCGGCAAGGAGCAGCTGCTCTACCTGACGAATGAATGGCAAAAAACTATCAGGCGCAAGGATGCTAAGAGGCAATGCCCCCATGCCGGACTGTTGCACCAGCATCATCAGCAGTTGTAATGGTCCGGGTCGCCCGGAATCTTCAAACAAGCCTGAAATCCTTAATTTGGAGGCTAAAACGCCACATCAATGGTCAAGACACACAGGGATACCACAGATTAGATACCACCTCAAACCGCCTGCTAATCACTCTTATAAGTACTGTATCTATAAAGCTACACTTTACATCGAGCCTCAAGGCGCCTACCTGGGCTAAGGCCCGTGCTAGGATGGTGCCGCAAGTAAAGGTGAGTCCTCAGTAAATGATGACTGACCAGGCATTATCAGACGCCTGCAATCTAGAGGCTAGATCGAGTGAACAGTAAAGAAGCGATGGTCGCTGCAAAAATGAATGATGACGAGGAAAAGGTCTACCAGGAGAATATCGACTTCTGGGAAAAGGCCTGGGCCATGGTCAAAACACCTTATAAGCAACTACCGAACATGAGCTATGTCAGCCGTATTCCCCAGGAGCTGAACAGTCGCCGGGTCAAAACAGTCCTCGATTTAGGTTGTGGCTCGGGCTGGCTATCAGTCTATCTGGCCCGTGAAGGCTTTGCTGTCACTGGCGTGGATGTTTCCAGTCAGGCAATTAATCTTGGCAAAATGTGGTCAGAAGAAGAAAACCTGAATATCGACTTTGTAGTTGAAGATTTAGCGCATCTGACCTTTGCAGACAAACAGTTTGACGCAGTAGTAGCCAACTCGATTTTTGAACACTTCCCGCTGGATAAAGCACTTTTGATTGCTCAAAAAGTTTTTAGCATGCTCAAAGCCGGTGGCACTTTTATTGGCTGCTTTGACAATGTCGGCGGTGGTCCTGGTGAATACTACACACTCGCCGATGGCACCCATGTTTACACAGACAAAGGACGTAAAGGCATGCTTTTGCGTAAATTCAGCGACGCTGAATTAGCCACGTTATGTAGTCAGTTTGCCACAGTCACCACCGACGAAGTAGACAGTGGCTCAAAATTTCTCATAGCGACTAAAGCTTAAGAGCACTTGAGCTCAGTCCACATTCTGTCAAAAACAAAAATGGCTGAGCCAATGTCTTCCAGCTCTTCGCAGCTGGATAAAATGGACTCGGGCGGATAGAGATTAGGGTCATCTTTTAGCTCTCTGTCCACGCCTTTAAATGCCCCCCAGTTAGCAGTAGCATAGTGCGTAAAATTAGCACAAGCAGCAGCCACAGCCGGCTCCAGCATGTAGTTAATCCAGAGATAGGCATTGTCTTTGTGGGGGGCAGACTGAGGTATGCAAAAGTTATCAGTCCAGATTGATGCGCCCTGTGCTGGTATGACATAACGTACCTGCGGGTTTTCGCGCCTGGCCTGATAAGCATCACCACTAAAAACCTGACTCAAAAAGGAGTCACCACTGGTCAATTCGACAATTACCTGATCTGACGTATAAGCCATAACGAGCGGTTTTTGCTCTATCAATGTACGGGTAGCAGCACTGATTTGAGTTTGATCTTTTGAATTATAAGAGTGACCGGATTTTTTAAGAGCCATGCCAATTACTTCACGTCCATCGTCAAGCAAAGTCATGCGCTGACTGAGACGCTTATCCCAAAAGACATCCCACGAAAGCCTGCCGATGCTGTGCTCGGGCAAACGCAAAAGCTTACTCAAATGATCAAGGTTGTAGCCGATGCCAGTAGTGCCCCAGGTATAGGGCACGCAGTATTTGAGTCCGGGATCAAAGAGACTGTTTCTAAATCTGGGCATGAGCATATCAAGCCCTTTAATGCGTGCATGGTCAAGCTGATCGAGTAAATGCAGCCTCTTTAGCTGCTTGACCATATAACTAGACGGCACAATGATATCGTACTTAGTACCACCAGCCTGGAGCTTGGACATCAAGGCTTCGTTAGAGGCAAAGGTATCATAAATCACCTTGATACCATAACGCCGCTCAAACTCTGAGATCGCATCAGGATGCAGATAGTCCGCCCAGTTGAGGATATTGAGCTGGCGCGCCTCGCCACTTGTGCTACCGCTACAGGCAGTCAGTGACCCCGTGACACAGGCAGCTGCACCCAACAAAAAGTGACGCCGACTCAGCATGGCTGACTCAAACTCAGCACTGTGATGCTAGAGGCGCGCACAAAGACTCGGACACTGCTACCACAAGTGAGATCAGCTGGCAGGTCATTAGAAGCAAGACAGACCTTAACATCGCCAGTGGTATCAGAAGTAAGTACCAGATCGGTGATGGCACCCTGATAACTAATTGTTTTGACCCTCAAGTCAACATTTAATCCAGGCTCCTGGCTATCAGTTTTTGCAAAGCGACAGACTCGGGTTTAAAGCACAGTTTGACCGCGGTACCAGGAGCAAAACTCTGGGATAGAGCTTGCACAGGAGTGCCATCCTTGAGAGCAAAAGCGCCATAGTCACTGGCATTGCCACAAGCCGAGACAGTGGCATCAATCAAATTGCTGGCGCCAATAAATGATGCCACAAAGGAGGTGGCTGGACTCTCATAAATAGCTCGGGGACTACCCACTTGCTCCAGGTTGCCGCTGTTAAATACAGCCACACAGCTACTGAGAGCAAGAGCTTCTGATTGATCATGGGTAACCATGACAAAAGTCATATTGAGCTGCTTTTGCAAATTGGATAATTCGGCTTGCATTTCTTCTCTGATTTGCACATCGAGAGCTGAGAGCGGCTCATCGAGAAGCAGCACCACTGGACGCATAGTAAGAGCGCGAGCAAGAGCGACACGCTGCTGTTGCCCGCCTGAGAGCTGAGAGGGCATGCGATCTTTAAACGCTCCCAGTCGCACTGTATTTAGTGCAGTATCGACCTGCGCGATTAACTCACCCTTGCTCAAACGGGCTCTAGCGGCAGCATGTCTCAGACCAAAGGCGACATTATCAAAAACACTAAGATGGGGAAACAACGCATAGCTCTGAAAAACCATGTTGACTGGTCTTTTATATGGTGGCACTTGCCCCATTTCTTTGCCAGAGATAAGGACAGCACCCGTGGTGGCACTTTCAAAACCGGCAAAGATGCGCAATAGTGTTGTCTTACCGCAGCCAGAGGGGCCAAGAAAGCTGTAAAATTCACCATCTCCAATAGCCAGGCTGACATTATTTACAGCATTGACAGTGGCGCCGGCATAGCGCTTCACCACCTCTCTGGCTTCAAGCAAGGCAGTCACTATTTTTTCTTCCCGCCTGCTTTCATATCGCGAATAATAAAGGCGATATTTAAATTGAGCAGCACTTCCTGTGAATCAATATCCACTTTGAGAATGTCGGCAATTTGCTCAAGGCGATAGCGCAGAGTATGACGGTGAATAAACAGTGTGCGCGCTGTGGAGTTGAGGTTAGCGCCTTGCTGTAAATAAACCCTCAAGGTGTCGACCAACTCTGATTCCCACTCTTCATCATAAGCTTCAAGAGGGCTTAAGTTATCCTGCAAAAAGCGCTCCAACTCAGGATGATCAAAAACCAGATAAAGCAAGCGTTTGACGCCGAGGTCACCATAACCTAGAGCAAACTCTCCATCACTATCCAGCATTGAGCCAATCACAAGAGCTTGCCTTGCTTCACCGTAGGCATCTGGCAAATCGAGCATACTCTCAACTAAACGAGCAGCACCGAGTTTAACTGTAACTTTACCGGCCGCTTTATTAGCTTCTTTGATGGCAGCAATCAACTCATCAGCGCAAGTGCGCCATTCAACAGGCT comes from the Candidatus Obscuribacter sp. genome and includes:
- a CDS encoding diguanylate cyclase, coding for MFEDSGRPGPLQLLMMLVQQSGMGALPLSILAPDSFLPFIRQVEQLLLAEKVNPVIVYWRRHGAGDLLPSGKDFGMLLRESTYVACFSDERIEGPDEWSIIVESPQLSMVVYGQQAVESTESHKYQCAGSMDPAIVREAFNRLLPVWQSLALADSNRIEDARISLGPGGSEPRYVQQLRSLWPVVKGSIQQAVIVDGSTMHDQESSGETVYQLTSPGATVSQAMQTVTGANKIQPIAMDFGAPDTRTTGGGKAAIGIEPPLGAQSLVIGGPEQPVVEAKAPGSKGNGNSPRRSQNAMASMPSSAVYGGTLEPDLLAGAESSLMPSKGKKPPPAARTGSGMRAMKPTLSDGESPGYSGKSLIPPAAQSIISDIIGQLRHSSDLSSILQYAIETLTTILGADRGIIWKIVGDKLAVTNEYSIGGNTCFVDNQLNPQESTSIVMEFLSRFPDESGAGVISIPDTAQDTDLHKMSRTLSSLLELGDVRGRLMVQLRSRGVFSGFLELQQCGTPREWSTEDAVVLQKVAEMLSVVVQQSFDQSKIEMDAQEMKLINEIASLFRDSKGETGRVSLVKSVMLVADHMGFINSQIYLYNPDVNKLEPRIRESEVSAVDLTDKDNPFVSVFDSGRSKFVNMEYSRKGDPFFGHDMALVLPLVSEGSRMGVIGLWQRQPKRPQFRPEDRELGLTIAGHLSNVIRADLAVQQIRADQLRESLINKVSLEIKRSLKEPDQIMDTLVKSVQEYFNLDLCVVSLYDNREGELIEAKSVKCKFAGDESEFAQPLPIVQVDQDGMSVVSELPEPPLAQKLTDIIVADALDYFKNGESITLTTEELKEVLGEEHFVDTWQRRVVTGVPLGQGASFKGVLLLVAKDTGKPLPEKDMRMVIDLADRVGVVISHAELFAQVERQAVTDPMTGLFNRRYFEEQLSKEIDRFQRFGHPFSFIIVDLDFLKKINDSLGHHVGDAAIIHIGNVVKRSVREIDTVGRFGGEEFVILLPETDLKWARMVAERICAAIREKAVEGCGVVTGSVGVATFPNDAQDKTKLFELADQALFLAKHRGRNQVCTVAEDLLPSLADGGEEKLKNAMKQDIRMGPAVGAESTSEGATLQIAENFDVQIVKEKGLLGLIAQLIRQVEEHSAYTPERSSRAYAYASRVAQSLHLAKDHSEVVSLAAVMCNLGKMAVSEEILKKPDPLSQEDLVYINQVPHAGAKFLEPAKILAKISPIVEAYQEHWDGSGYPNGIKGDVIPIEARIVSLVDAYTAMTSDRPYRPALSKAEAVRLLQEGAGKEWDPRIVKIFLAILNKEKEEAKKEDKASS
- a CDS encoding class I SAM-dependent methyltransferase; translation: MNSKEAMVAAKMNDDEEKVYQENIDFWEKAWAMVKTPYKQLPNMSYVSRIPQELNSRRVKTVLDLGCGSGWLSVYLAREGFAVTGVDVSSQAINLGKMWSEEENLNIDFVVEDLAHLTFADKQFDAVVANSIFEHFPLDKALLIAQKVFSMLKAGGTFIGCFDNVGGGPGEYYTLADGTHVYTDKGRKGMLLRKFSDAELATLCSQFATVTTDEVDSGSKFLIATKA
- a CDS encoding spermidine/putrescine ABC transporter substrate-binding protein, which encodes MLSRRHFLLGAAACVTGSLTACSGSTSGEARQLNILNWADYLHPDAISEFERRYGIKVIYDTFASNEALMSKLQAGGTKYDIIVPSSYMVKQLKRLHLLDQLDHARIKGLDMLMPRFRNSLFDPGLKYCVPYTWGTTGIGYNLDHLSKLLRLPEHSIGRLSWDVFWDKRLSQRMTLLDDGREVIGMALKKSGHSYNSKDQTQISAATRTLIEQKPLVMAYTSDQVIVELTSGDSFLSQVFSGDAYQARRENPQVRYVIPAQGASIWTDNFCIPQSAPHKDNAYLWINYMLEPAVAAACANFTHYATANWGAFKGVDRELKDDPNLYPPESILSSCEELEDIGSAIFVFDRMWTELKCS
- a CDS encoding ATP-binding cassette domain-containing protein; translated protein: MVTALLEAREVVKRYAGATVNAVNNVSLAIGDGEFYSFLGPSGCGKTTLLRIFAGFESATTGAVLISGKEMGQVPPYKRPVNMVFQSYALFPHLSVFDNVAFGLRHAAARARLSKGELIAQVDTALNTVRLGAFKDRMPSQLSGGQQQRVALARALTMRPVVLLLDEPLSALDVQIREEMQAELSNLQKQLNMTFVMVTHDQSEALALSSCVAVFNSGNLEQVGSPRAIYESPATSFVASFIGASNLIDATVSACGNASDYGAFALKDGTPVQALSQSFAPGTAVKLCFKPESVALQKLIARSLD